One window from the genome of Actinoplanes teichomyceticus ATCC 31121 encodes:
- a CDS encoding HelD family protein, whose product MIARKGAILSSSNADIGSEQAYLTALYQRLDQLREQADSRLKAILLEAGGTPQGRTQREATRAHYAEQLAQMNSVENGLCFGRLDFAAEQPRYIGRIGLFAEDRDRDPLLIDWRAPAARPFYLATAVNPDGVTRRRHLRTRGRVLTGIDDEVLDLEAGDGTGREDVTGEAALLSALTANRTGRMRDIVETIQAEQDEVIRSGLAGALVVQGGPGTGKTAVALHRAAYLLYTYRQQLTRSGVLILGPNTTFLRYISQVLPSLAETGVLLATLGDMFPGVRARGVEPAGVAAIKGDLDMMLPALENAVADRQTVPDTFVEVDHDGYPLRIERAVLEDARAAARRSGRPHNVARAIFVTEAIHQLSLQIAERIGADPLGGENLLSEADLAETRRELREDVDVQQALFDFWPVLTPRQVLRDLLTDADRLESAGLPPSLLRDRSAGWTPADVPLLDELAELLGVDDTLKVREQARQRKAAIEYAEGVLEIVEGSRSLDFEDVEEEILSAIDVVDASAFVERHEVIDTRTAAERAAADRTWVFGHVIVDEAQELSPMAWRMLMRRCPSRSMTVVGDVAQTSELSGSTTWDQVFEPYVGHRWRLVELSVNYRTPAEVMAVAADVLAAVGPGLTPPRSVRSAGVTPWARQVPSEALAEELIADVRKEAAAVEAGRVGVLVPARLEPSLGAALVGAVPGAAVGEQPDLLNHVVLMTVRQAKGLEFDSVLVVCPDEILAESPRGLSDLYVAVTRATQRLGVLHTTPLPAVLSSLA is encoded by the coding sequence ATGATAGCACGAAAAGGGGCGATTTTGTCAAGCTCGAACGCCGACATCGGTTCCGAGCAGGCGTACTTGACCGCGCTCTACCAGCGGCTCGATCAATTGCGTGAGCAGGCCGACAGCCGGCTCAAGGCGATCCTGCTGGAGGCCGGCGGCACGCCGCAGGGCCGCACCCAGCGGGAGGCCACCCGCGCCCACTACGCGGAGCAGCTCGCCCAGATGAATTCCGTCGAGAACGGCCTCTGTTTCGGCCGGCTCGACTTCGCCGCGGAGCAGCCGCGCTACATCGGCCGGATCGGCCTGTTCGCCGAGGACCGCGACCGGGACCCGCTGCTGATCGACTGGCGGGCGCCGGCGGCCCGGCCGTTCTACCTGGCCACCGCGGTCAACCCGGACGGGGTGACCCGGCGGCGGCACCTGCGCACCCGTGGCCGGGTGCTCACCGGCATCGACGACGAGGTGCTCGACCTGGAGGCCGGCGACGGGACCGGGCGCGAGGACGTGACCGGCGAGGCCGCGCTGCTGTCCGCGCTCACCGCCAACCGCACCGGACGGATGCGGGACATCGTCGAGACCATCCAGGCCGAGCAGGACGAGGTGATCCGCTCCGGGCTGGCCGGCGCGCTGGTCGTGCAGGGCGGGCCGGGCACCGGCAAGACCGCGGTGGCGCTGCACCGGGCGGCCTACCTGCTGTACACGTACCGTCAGCAGCTGACCCGCTCCGGCGTGCTGATCCTCGGGCCGAACACCACGTTCCTGCGCTACATCTCCCAGGTGCTGCCGTCGCTGGCCGAGACCGGGGTGCTGCTGGCCACGCTCGGGGACATGTTCCCGGGGGTGCGCGCCCGGGGCGTCGAGCCGGCCGGCGTCGCGGCGATCAAGGGCGACCTGGACATGATGCTGCCGGCGCTGGAGAACGCGGTCGCCGACCGGCAGACCGTGCCGGACACCTTCGTCGAGGTGGACCACGACGGCTATCCGCTGCGGATCGAGCGGGCGGTGCTGGAGGACGCGCGCGCCGCGGCCCGCCGCTCCGGCCGGCCGCACAACGTGGCCCGGGCCATCTTCGTGACCGAGGCGATCCACCAGCTGTCCCTGCAGATCGCCGAGCGGATCGGGGCGGACCCGCTGGGCGGGGAGAACCTGCTGAGCGAGGCGGACCTCGCGGAGACCCGGCGGGAGCTGCGCGAGGACGTCGACGTGCAGCAGGCGCTGTTCGACTTCTGGCCGGTGCTGACCCCCCGGCAGGTGCTGCGCGACCTGCTCACCGACGCGGACCGGCTGGAGTCGGCCGGGCTGCCGCCGTCACTGCTGCGCGACCGGTCGGCCGGATGGACCCCGGCCGACGTGCCGCTGCTCGACGAGCTGGCCGAGCTGCTCGGCGTCGACGACACGCTCAAGGTCCGCGAGCAGGCCCGGCAGCGGAAGGCGGCGATCGAGTACGCCGAGGGCGTCCTGGAGATCGTCGAGGGCTCCCGGTCGCTGGACTTCGAGGACGTGGAGGAGGAGATCCTCTCCGCGATCGACGTGGTGGACGCGAGCGCCTTCGTCGAACGGCACGAGGTGATCGACACCCGGACCGCGGCGGAACGGGCCGCGGCCGACCGGACCTGGGTGTTCGGGCACGTGATCGTGGACGAGGCCCAGGAGCTGTCGCCGATGGCCTGGCGGATGCTGATGCGCCGCTGCCCGAGCCGGTCGATGACCGTGGTCGGGGACGTCGCGCAGACCTCGGAGCTGTCCGGGAGCACGACCTGGGACCAGGTCTTCGAGCCCTACGTCGGGCACCGCTGGCGGCTGGTCGAGCTGAGCGTCAACTACCGGACGCCGGCCGAGGTGATGGCGGTCGCCGCGGACGTGCTTGCCGCGGTCGGCCCCGGGCTGACGCCGCCGCGGTCGGTGCGCTCGGCCGGGGTCACGCCGTGGGCCCGGCAGGTGCCCTCCGAGGCTCTGGCCGAGGAGCTGATCGCGGACGTCCGCAAGGAGGCGGCCGCGGTGGAGGCCGGTCGCGTCGGGGTCCTGGTCCCGGCCCGCCTGGAGCCGTCGCTGGGCGCCGCGCTCGTCGGCGCCGTGCCCGGGGCGGCCGTGGGGGAGCAGCCCGACCTGCTCAACCACGTGGTGCTGATGACCGTGCGGCAGGCCAAGGGCCTGGAGTTCGACTCCGTCCTGGTGGTCTGCCCGGACGAGATCCTCGCGGAGAGCCCCCGGGGGCTGTCCGACCTCTACGTGGCGGTGACCCGGGCGACCCAGCGGCTCGGGGTCCTGCACACCACGCCGCTTCCCGCGGTGCTGTCCTCGCTGGCCTGA